From a single uncultured Methanobrevibacter sp. genomic region:
- a CDS encoding HisA/HisF family protein — protein MIKKIPVIDLKQGQAVSGKSGMRDTYTPLQTVFAPSANPVEIAQGLKLNGADEMYIADLDLIESEGHNINDIKMVNTILPVLFDGGVKNCEAFEFFLDYAYRVIVPTETLESIEEMKKIFDKFPKERIVVSVDVKNNELLAKNLDLNLSEFKEILKELDPSDIILLDITGVGTQKGYNEELLKEFEDLKDKLIIAGGLNRNSLAELESLGIKKVLIGTSLHSGEVKLLD, from the coding sequence ATGATTAAAAAAATTCCGGTAATAGATTTAAAACAGGGTCAGGCCGTAAGCGGTAAATCAGGAATGAGGGATACATACACTCCGCTTCAGACAGTTTTCGCTCCGTCAGCCAATCCCGTTGAAATAGCTCAGGGTCTTAAGCTGAACGGTGCCGATGAGATGTACATTGCAGATTTGGATTTGATTGAATCTGAAGGCCACAACATCAACGATATCAAAATGGTAAATACAATTTTGCCTGTTCTTTTCGACGGAGGCGTGAAAAACTGTGAAGCTTTCGAATTCTTCCTGGATTATGCATACCGGGTAATCGTTCCAACAGAAACCCTTGAAAGCATTGAAGAGATGAAAAAGATATTTGACAAATTTCCAAAAGAGCGAATTGTCGTAAGCGTTGACGTTAAAAACAATGAACTTCTTGCAAAAAACCTTGATTTGAATCTCTCTGAATTTAAGGAAATCCTAAAGGAACTTGATCCGAGTGATATTATTCTTTTAGACATTACTGGTGTCGGTACCCAAAAAGGTTACAATGAAGAACTTTTAAAAGAGTTTGAGGATTTAAAGGATAAACTGATTATTGCCGGGGGATTGAACAGGAATTCTCTAGCTGAACTGGAATCTCTCGGAATAAAAAAGGTGCTGATAGGCACAAGTCTTCATTCAGGTGAAGTTAAACTCCTGGACTGA
- a CDS encoding DUF3194 domain-containing protein, whose amino-acid sequence MSKLKKLSPDDLSKISDDFGEILEKEVSKNISTKEVEDLDLDITLNYENEQLDVDVDVGVLFDELSEINQDQIMNAIDEAYLKFDSYIDENFRE is encoded by the coding sequence ATGTCAAAACTTAAAAAACTGTCTCCAGATGATCTTTCTAAAATTTCCGATGATTTTGGTGAAATTCTTGAAAAGGAAGTTTCCAAAAACATTTCAACAAAGGAAGTTGAAGACCTTGATTTGGACATTACACTCAATTATGAAAACGAACAGCTCGACGTTGATGTTGATGTAGGCGTTCTTTTCGATGAGCTTTCCGAAATAAACCAGGACCAAATCATGAATGCCATTGACGAGGCTTATCTGAAGTTCGATTCATATATTGATGAAAATTTCAGAGAATAA